The sequence GAGCTGTGTTGGCGGTAGAATTAGGAGAGACGCTCTCAGAACATCTTAGCATCGAAATGGGCAACATACAGTACTTCACAGACAGTAAAGTGGTGTTGGGGTACATTCGTAACGAGACACGTCGATTCTACACCAACGTGAGTAATCGTGTCGATCGTATCCGTAATAAGTCTTCACCTACACAATGGAACTTCGTTCCAACGACCAAGAATCCCGCAGATTGTGGCACAAGGGCTAATATGAACGCAAAGGATTTACCACAAAGTATGTGGCTTTCGGGACCTAACTGGCCTCGCAACAAACCCAAGAGCGATATTCGCACCAAAGACAGCTTCCCTCTAGTGGAACCCCAGAACGATCGCGAAATAAGACCTGATATTACTGTCAGAAAAACGACAATTACCACAAGCAAAGACCTTGGGATTCATTTCCAGAGATTCTCGCGTTGGTGGGGACTGGTTAAAGCCATCACATCACTGATCCGACTTGCACGTTCTTTTCGGGCTCGGAAAGGACTTGGTGCTTTACGTGAGGAAAATTGTATTAACCTTTATCAGGTCGCAGAAACAGCTATAATCAAAACTGTACAGAGTGAGTGTTTTACCGAGGAGATCCTGTGTTTATCGCACGGCAAGGAGCTAGACAAGGAGAGCCCTATTTTACATCTTTCACCATTCTTAGACCAAGAAGGTGTTCTGAGAGTTGGAGGCAGAATTAGTAAGATGAAAGGAATAGTTCCATCTGGACAGATCAATCCGATCATATTACCGAAAAATCATCATATATCGACACTATTGATTGGTCATTACCACGAAAAGGTCCAGCATCAAGGCAGGCACTTTAACCGAAGGAGCCTTACGTAGTGCAGGTTATTGGGTCATTAGCGCTAAACGCAGCATCTCGTCACTCATTCACAAGTGTCTTAATTGTCGTAGACTCAGTAGGAATGTTGAACATCAAAGAATGGCTGATCTTCCGTTAGATAAAATTACCCCAGGCCCACCGTTTACATCTGTCGGGGTCGACATGTTTGGCCCGTGGAACGTTGTGACACGCAAAACCAGATCTAGTTCGGCTGAAAGCAAGAGATGGGCAATTATGTTTACATGCTTAACCACCAGAGCCATGCACATCGAGGTGGTTCAAGATATGAGCAGTTCTAGTTTCATCAACGCGCTCCGACGTTTTATGTCCATAAGGGGTCCCGTTAAACTTTTCAGATCTGACAGAGGAACAAATTTCGTCGGTGCGGTTGACGACATGAAGATCAACGCTGTCAACGTAGAAGACGGGCAGATAAGAAAATTCCTGCACGAATCAAGGATCCAGTGGCTGTTTAATGAGCCCCATTCCTCCCACATGGGAGCGGTGTGGGAGCGCATGATTGGCATTGCGAGGCGTATAATGGACGGAATTATCATTAACGAGAAAATGAAATCTCTTACGCACGAAACATTAACCACCTTTATGACTGAAGTGTGTGCAATTATGAACTCGCGTCCTATTGCTCAGGTTTCGTCTGACCCTAATGTTCCATTGGTACTTAGTCCATCTATTCTTCTAACCGGAAAGGACGATATCTTGCCCGTGATATCAGATTCTTTGGACATCAAGGACATGTACCGAGCTCAATGGAAACATGTTCAGGTGCTTGCCGACATATTCTGGAGACATTGGAAAGTGGACTATTTACAGTGCTTGCAATCTCGTCGCAAATGGTTCTCTAATCGACCTAACCTCAAGATCAACGATGTCGTTATTCTGAAGGATAAGAACACCAAAAGACAACACTGGCCTTTAGGTGTCGTAGTAGAAGTTTTCAAAAGGGATGATAATCTGGTTAGGAAGGCCAGTGTACGGATCTACAAGGAAGGAAAAACTGCAACATATCTTCGACCAATCAATGAAATGGTGTTACTATTAGAGTAATGTTGAACTATTATGAATCCATATGTGGAATAGTGTCAATACCAGACGGGGAGTGTGCTGACAAGTAGTCAGggttattttcttgttttatggATAGTAGCTATTTTTCTCGTTATAGTCTAGTCATTTTGGCTTGTGCCAtatagagttatcgttcctgTGTATGGTTGAGTTGAactgagttacctcccctgaggACAGAACTTCCTGTTATTGTACGAAACGAAACAGAAACGAATCAAACGAATATTTCATGTTCTCTTTCAATGTGTAAATGAGCTCACAGTGTAAGTAAGATGATAacgatgttgatgatgtttttTGTGATGATACCTAGTCATTAGCCTTTGCTTTATCTGATGTTAGATTTGTTTATATAGCATTATCGTATACCTTTTCTCCTTTTTTGTAGCTTTTTACCACGTGGTTTCACCTCAACTTTTGATGACAATGAAAAGATTAAAGTTTAAGAAAAAGACAACCTTGTGTGTGGTTATGCTATCTGCAAGAGCTAAGGGCAGAATAGgatataatataagactcttatCATATGTGGATaagaaggatagggatattctacccgagggtcaaaaatatagtaaaacccgaggcttgccttCGTCATACCttcatttctttcatacctcaacGTTTTATTGCAGTTTTACAATCAtcatatcccgccattttgaaataaatccaATCAAGTTTgtggaaaaaatgttaaaattttaccgaggaaatagaaaatttgttgacaccgtgacgtcacgaggctttattgcatgggtagccatgcaatacagcctcaggcgacatgagtgtattgccctagaccagccagtattacacccgtaggtattaAAGAAAAAGAATTATATCACTTGTAATATAGAGTATTTGTCATTGTTTGTATGTATACAAACGCTGTAGTTATTTCAGCCGAACGAAGCGGCAGTCACTCAGTCAGATGTCTGTATGCCATGTAAACCCGTTGTAGATACACATTCTGCAATCAATAAAAACTGGGAAACTGCTGTCTGAGTTATCGTCGTATATCTGTTGTCAACTAAGCAAAGAAGAACCCCGGAGGCGCGTTattttggtggcagcggtgtTCATAAATCGTGATGGAATCAGAAAATACTGGAAACAGTAGCATGTTTACCACTTTAGACAACTGGACTCTGAGCTTAAATTTCTGCAGTATCGGTTTACGGTTAACGGATGGTCTTACGTCGATAAAGGGATGTATCTTGCGGTTAGCTTACGCGGATGGGCGCAAGGCGTTCTTGGTAACCTTTTAGATAAACATAAATCTGACTATAACCAATTGATGGCGGCTTTACAGTAGAGAGTTACCAGTCAATCAAGCAGAGCTGTATTGCTCACAGCTCAAGAGTCGTTCATTAAGACCTGATGAAAGTTTACCCGAACTTGGCCAATGTATACTTAGACTGACACAGCTTGCGTATCCAAAGGCGGAACCGGAACTTTTGGAAGTTCTTGCTAAAGATACATTTATTGACGCATTAACCATTTCCGACATTCGCTTACGATTACAGCAAAGTAGGCAAAGTAACCTGAACGACGCCATCCGGACGACCGTAGAGCTTGAGGCTTTTGAGAAAGCTGAACGGGTCAGGACGGATTACAAACGATTTGCGAGAGTTTTCGAAACAGACAAAAGCCACCAGGTACACGCGGATACCGATAGTctgaaaaaatacagaaaatgataAAGGAACTTAAGGAAGAAGTTGAAGAGTTGAAAAGTCCGCGATATCGGATGCAACGCACGTACAAAGATTTCACATGTTATGATAGCCAAAAAGGACTTAAGCCGTGTTTGAGCTCGACATTGCACACAAAACATAAAGCAATGAGCTTCAGCGCCGTTACCGCCGATCTAACGTCAGACGGAATTGTTGGATTAGATTTCCTAGGCCATCAGAACTGTCAAGTTGATATCACCCAAAATTCCCTTAATATCAACGGCAACGTAGTACCTTGTAAATTGGTTGGTAAGTTCAACTGTTCTCGAGTTCACCTAGAAGAAGCGATAACGATACCGCCTCGTCACGAGATTGTGGTCACTTCGGCTCTGGAGACAACGAGTCCAACGGACGTTTTCGGTGTTGTGGAACCTTTAGAGTGCGGAACAAAAGCAAGCAAGACACTTTTGGGACAAACTTTGGAGCTTGCGTGTGACGATGTTCCAGTCAGATTGATGAATCCTTCGAGCGATCCGCAAATATTATGGAAAGGCACGACAGTTGGACAATTGTGTATCGTACGGAACATTCCTTTGAGTGAATGCAGTAGTCAGGACAATATACCAGATCACCTTGCCAAACTTTTTTCAGACACAGAGGGAAGATTGACTAAGAAAGAGGCGCATGCAGTGAAACGTTTGCTCTGTACGTATGTACGTACGGTGACCTCTTCTCCAAAGAGATCAAGATCTCGGACAGACAAACATCGTCCAATGCAAAATTGATACAGGGTTAAGAAAACCAATTAAGCAGCCACCCCGACGCTTGCCGTATCACTCACAGAAAGGGGCGGATAAACAGGTACATGATATGTTGGATCATGGAATAATAGAACCATCAACCAGTTCATGAGCGTCTGGGGTTGTTCTGGTTAAAAAGAAAGATGGGAGTCTTCGGTTCTGCGTCGATTACAGACAACTTAATGATGCGATAGTGAAGAATGCCTATCCTTTGCCCAAAATTGACGACTCCCTTGATAAGCTTGAAGGAGCGAAGTGGTTCTCTACGCTAGATTTATCTTCAGGGTACTGCATTTCGGTATGGATACAAAAGACAAACCCAAGACAGCATTAGCGAAAAGGGAAGGTCTTTTTGAGTTTACGGTTCTTCTGCTTGATCTTTGTAATGCCCCTGTGACGTTAGAGCGTCTCATGGAAACAGTTTTGTCTGGTTTGCAATTGGAAGTGTGTTTGATATATTTGGACGATATTATTGACTTTGGCAAGACTTTCGATGATAGCATGGCGAATCTTGAAAAGGTTTTAACCAGACCTGCTGAAGTTGGCCTTAAGCTTTAACCACAAAAATGCACTCTATTTGCAGGTGGCATTCCTTGGTCACGTCGTATCTGAGGACAGCACTGCCACTGACCCAGCGAAAACACGTTAAGTAAAGGATTGACCAGTACCTCAAAATGCCAACGAGGTGCGATCATTCTTTGACTTTTGTGGATACTTTAGGAAATTCATCAACAAGTATGCCTTGGTAGCATTTTCCCTTCAAAAACTTACGTCCAAGGGCGAAACGTTCCTGTGGTCCATTGAATGCCAAGATGCTTTCGAAGCATTTAAATCCAAGCTAACAAGTGCGCCAGTACTTGCCCATCCTTACTTCAATTTGCCTTTTATCTTGGACACTGATACTTGCAATGCAAGTGATGGTGCCGTATTGTCACAGGTTCAGAATGGCAAGGAGGTTGCAATATATTATGGTAACAAAACTCTCAGTAAAGCAGAACGTCGGTACTGTGTCACGAGGAAAGAACTTCTTGCATTGTTTCACTTCGTTAATTTCTTTTGGCATTACCTCACTGGAAGGCGATTCCTCATCAGAACAGATCATAGAGCGCTGCGCTGGCTCATGAAGAAAAAAGACCCGGAAGGTAAAATGGCCAGATGAATTGAGACATTATCAAAGTTCGAGTTTGACATCCAACATCGGCCCGGCATGCTTCATGGAAATGCAGACGCGAGGAGTCGTGTACCATGTAAGCAGTGTGGAAGAACTGACGATTTTAATGCAGCGTTTGCAAGGGTGGTGAATATGAAGAGCCCTGACGTGGAACAACAAAAGGACACAGGAATTGCTAAAGTTAATCAATGGATTGAACTCCGCAAAAGGCCAGATTTGTCAGTTATAAGTCCGGAAAGTTCAGAAATAAAATCTTATTGGACACAATTTCCTCGTTTGGTATTAAAGATGACGTTGTTTGTAGGAAGCGGAAAGATCTGGTCAAGAAAACAACCTCATACCAGGTTCTCGTGCCGCACAGCATGCGTCTAACAACAAACGCACGATAAAAAGTCGGCGGTCACTTTGGTTTTAAGAAAACGCTGCTAAAGTTGCGTCAGAAATATTACTGGCCCTGTTTACAAAATGATGTCCGACAATGGATACTTAGTTGTATAAGTGTAAATGGCAATTTTAACAAAACCTAAAGTATGCGCACTGTCTAGACCTAGTAGGTATTTAAATAGATGGAAAGTTAGTCGCTCATTGTCTACGATTTATAAGTCGCAGTCCAGATGGcacaaatgttttataatggtCCCTTTTTAAAAACATCGACTTCtcgaggttttactgtacattaatCTTTAGACCAGCGGGTTAACtgtataaaatttaaattaaaaaaacgcAAAGATAGGCAACTCAGAAAAATTAGAATACCCCAGATTTTTTTGCCGGGCTTTTTCATAGTTCATAGAGGGTCGGACAGCATCTCATGTGAGGTCACGCTCTGATGTCTTTTCAAATTATCAAACTACAACTTCAATTTTCTTAACGATGACTAACCAATTAGTAGGAATtgtcggatttttttttttaatttgatgtcaGTTCTCCCAAGGACCACACAACGTACCTACATACATGTGCATGATGTGACGAAATCTCGTTTTCAGAATTATATATAGGTggataaaatgaatttgaagcAGCGTGAGATAGTTACGatgtatt is a genomic window of Argopecten irradians isolate NY chromosome 10, Ai_NY, whole genome shotgun sequence containing:
- the LOC138332582 gene encoding uncharacterized protein; the protein is MRRTQTTLKMENNIRLHKITPNSTQVMRAFPNEDLGKDLKSLSVGQDVLPIQRSRDLNSDDFIFDVQLPEKPYTKRGLLSTINGIFDPMGFAAPFTLKGKLLLRDATPVGTDWDELLSPHLQEKWEDWRLSIASLCDLRIPRMYDSQSLSLCTNLRLVIFSDASENAVAAVAYLRFVNDDGSIRYGFVMGKSKIAPSKDNTIPRLELCGAVLAVELGETLSEHLSIEMGNIQYFTDSKVVLGYIRNETRRFYTNVSNRVDRIRNKSSPTQWNFVPTTKNPADCGTRANMNAKDLPQSMWLSGPNWPRNKPKSDIRTKDSFPLVEPQNDREIRPDITVRKTTITTSKDLGIHFQRFSRWWGLVKAITSLIRLARSFRARKGLGALREENCINLYQVAETAIIKTVQSECFTEEILCLSHGKELDKESPILHLSPFLDQEGVLRVGGRISKMKGIVPSGQINPIILPKNHHISTLLIGHYHEKVQHQGRHFNRRSLT
- the LOC138332583 gene encoding uncharacterized protein — encoded protein: MADLPLDKITPGPPFTSVGVDMFGPWNVVTRKTRSSSAESKRWAIMFTCLTTRAMHIEVVQDMSSSSFINALRRFMSIRGPVKLFRSDRGTNFVGAVDDMKINAVNVEDGQIRKFLHESRIQWLFNEPHSSHMGAVWERMIGIARRIMDGIIINEKMKSLTHETLTTFMTEVCAIMNSRPIAQVSSDPNVPLVLSPSILLTGKDDILPVISDSLDIKDMYRAQWKHVQVLADIFWRHWKVDYLQCLQSRRKWFSNRPNLKINDVVILKDKNTKRQHWPLGVVVEVFKRDDNLVRKASVRIYKEGKTATYLRPINEMVLLLE